One genomic region from Rickettsiales bacterium encodes:
- a CDS encoding sulfate ABC transporter substrate-binding protein gives MKKIILISTIAVSIFGFLVSENKQAIAKNEKIEILNVSYDPTRELYDDYNKLFSAHWKEKTGERLKVSQSHGGSGKQARSVIDGLEADIVTLALAYDIDVIAEKANLLPKNWEEKFENHSTPYTSTIVFLVKKNNPKNIKDWGDLVKNDVKVITPNPKTSGGARWNYLAALAYAQKANNKDEAKSEEYLKQLFKNVPVLDAGARGSTTTFAQRGIGDVLITWENEAFLAKEEFGKDRFEIVYPSISILAEPPVAVVDKIVEKRGTKAVATEYLKFLYTKEAQRIIAKHHFRPIEKEVAEEFTAKFPAIELVNIRDFGGWKEVQTKHFDDGGVFDKIIRR, from the coding sequence ATGAAAAAAATAATTTTAATATCAACTATTGCAGTAAGCATTTTTGGTTTTCTAGTATCAGAAAACAAGCAGGCAATCGCAAAAAATGAAAAGATAGAAATACTTAATGTTTCTTACGATCCAACGCGTGAACTTTATGATGATTATAACAAATTATTTTCAGCTCATTGGAAGGAAAAAACTGGTGAAAGGCTTAAAGTTTCTCAATCTCATGGTGGTTCAGGAAAGCAAGCACGCTCTGTAATTGATGGCTTGGAGGCTGATATTGTAACGCTTGCCCTTGCTTATGATATTGATGTTATTGCTGAAAAAGCAAATTTACTACCAAAAAATTGGGAAGAAAAATTTGAAAATCACAGCACGCCTTATACTTCAACTATAGTTTTTTTGGTTAAGAAAAATAATCCAAAGAATATTAAAGATTGGGGTGATTTAGTGAAAAATGATGTAAAAGTTATCACGCCAAATCCTAAAACTTCAGGTGGTGCAAGGTGGAATTATCTTGCGGCTTTAGCTTATGCACAAAAAGCTAATAATAAAGATGAAGCGAAATCTGAAGAATATTTGAAGCAATTATTCAAAAATGTTCCAGTGCTTGATGCTGGTGCGAGAGGTTCAACCACAACTTTTGCTCAAAGGGGTATTGGTGATGTTCTAATCACTTGGGAAAATGAGGCCTTCCTTGCAAAAGAAGAATTTGGCAAAGATAGGTTTGAAATTGTCTACCCTTCAATTTCTATTCTTGCGGAGCCACCAGTTGCGGTGGTTGATAAAATTGTAGAAAAACGAGGCACAAAAGCTGTTGCAACTGAGTATCTTAAATTTTTATATACAAAAGAAGCTCAAAGAATTATTGCAAAACATCATTTTAGGCCTATTGAAAAAGAAGTGGCGGAAGAATTTACTGCTAAATTCCCTGCTATAGAATTAGTTAATATCAGAGATTTCGGCGGCTGGAAGGAAGTTCAAACCAAACACTTCGACGATGGCGGAGTTTTTGATAAGATAATTAGAAGGTAG
- a CDS encoding alginate export family protein yields the protein MKIKLIKKYASISLLGLSVFYNGVLSLAETPNYYIEPKSYGTKRETDPPRYVRNLSKTGIEKYKDITWLDVGFENRTRYEYRDKDLRRNVITLDQPILNRTRAYLGIKEILDPLRAVVEFQDSRVNNSKFDRDDRDVNEFDLLQIYGELFFKDALGEEKPFRVRLGRQAFEFLDRRLIARNEWRNTTNNFEGLYATLGQEKNNYQLDILALQPVRRILNGYDERIENTWFYGGIGHIRQWGDIITLEPYYLGLHQDESFTLPNRLINSYGLRGYGIIGKTGFDYDFNVVVQKGTDNRRETDALGYTTEVGYSLDYVWKPRISLNYGYGSGDENPTDLSNERFERFYGFARPWSNNDYFQWENLHAPKFRVEVTPDEKTRVDFGYNGYWLASDKDRWNIANVRDTTGNSGNFLGHEFDFRHRYAFNSRVATNIGYGVFTPGEFTKKTKSQDTSQFFYFELSLYLFDDKK from the coding sequence ATGAAAATTAAATTGATAAAAAAATATGCTTCCATTTCATTGCTAGGCTTAAGTGTATTTTATAATGGCGTGTTATCACTTGCAGAAACACCCAATTATTACATTGAGCCTAAATCTTATGGAACAAAGAGGGAAACTGATCCGCCTCGTTATGTTCGTAATCTAAGCAAAACTGGCATTGAGAAATATAAAGATATTACTTGGCTTGATGTTGGTTTTGAAAACAGAACCAGATATGAATATCGTGATAAAGATTTACGCAGAAATGTAATAACGCTTGATCAGCCAATTCTAAATAGAACCAGAGCTTATTTGGGCATTAAAGAAATTTTAGACCCCTTAAGAGCCGTTGTAGAATTTCAAGATTCAAGAGTGAATAATAGTAAATTTGATAGAGATGATAGAGATGTAAATGAGTTTGATTTACTTCAAATTTATGGCGAGCTTTTTTTCAAAGATGCTTTAGGTGAAGAAAAGCCATTTCGTGTTCGGCTCGGCAGGCAAGCTTTTGAATTTCTTGATAGAAGGCTAATTGCTAGAAATGAATGGCGAAATACTACTAATAATTTTGAAGGTTTATACGCAACGCTCGGGCAGGAGAAAAATAATTATCAGCTAGATATTTTAGCACTCCAACCAGTCAGAAGAATATTAAATGGTTATGATGAAAGAATTGAAAATACTTGGTTTTATGGTGGTATTGGGCATATAAGGCAGTGGGGGGATATTATTACTTTAGAGCCTTATTATCTAGGGCTTCATCAAGATGAATCTTTCACTTTGCCAAATAGGCTCATAAATTCATATGGTTTAAGGGGCTATGGCATCATTGGCAAAACTGGTTTTGATTATGATTTTAATGTAGTTGTTCAAAAAGGAACTGATAATAGAAGGGAAACTGATGCACTCGGCTACACAACTGAAGTCGGCTATAGTTTAGATTATGTCTGGAAGCCAAGAATAAGCCTTAATTATGGCTATGGCAGTGGTGATGAAAACCCAACCGATTTAAGTAATGAAAGATTTGAAAGGTTTTATGGTTTCGCAAGGCCTTGGTCTAATAATGATTATTTTCAGTGGGAAAACTTACACGCTCCAAAATTCAGGGTGGAAGTTACGCCAGATGAAAAAACTAGAGTTGATTTTGGCTATAACGGCTATTGGCTCGCAAGTGATAAAGATAGGTGGAATATTGCAAATGTAAGGGATACAACGGGCAATAGTGGCAATTTTTTAGGCCACGAATTTGATTTTAGGCACAGATACGCCTTTAATTCAAGGGTTGCTACAAATATTGGATATGGCGTTTTCACCCCTGGGGAGTTCACTAAAAAAACTAAAAGCCAAGATACCTCACAATTTTTCTATTTTGAATTGTCGCTATATCTGTTTGACGATAAAAAGTAG